One genomic window of Mauremys mutica isolate MM-2020 ecotype Southern chromosome 5, ASM2049712v1, whole genome shotgun sequence includes the following:
- the SPON2 gene encoding spondin-2: MENLMLGYSSCKVIWTLLITILGYTSCLPVGDDSVCTAEEVAKYSIVFVGKWSQAAFPKQYPLYRPPAQWSSLLGVTHSSDYTMWKKDEYASNGVRDFAEKGEAWTLMKEIEAAGEKIQSVHGIFSAPAISSGTGQTFTELEAHSRHSLVSFIVRIVPSPDWFVGVDSLNLCEGDHWKEQETVDLFPYDAGTDSGFTFSSPNFATIPQDTVTEITCSSPSHPANSFYYPKLKSLPPIARVTIVKLKRNQLGLPGSQPNLTAVGNEIDDSVSETPLDCEISLWSSWGLCRGTCGKIGTKTRTRYVRLHPANNGTPCPNLDEETECEPDNCI; this comes from the exons ATGGAAAACCTGATGCTTGGCTACAGTTCCTGTAAAGTTATCTGGACACTGCTTATAACAATTTTAGGCTATACCAGCTGTCTGCCTGTGGGTGATGATTCTGTTTGCACAGCAGAGGAAGTTGCTAAGTACAGCATAGTCTTTGTAGGGAAATGGAGTCAGGCTGCTTTCCCTAAGCAGTATCCCCTTTATAGGCCTCCAGCACAATGGTCTTCCTTGCTAG GTGTTACCCATAGTTCTGACTATACCATGTGGAAAAAGGATGAATATGCCAGCAATGGTGTGCGTGATTTTGCTGAAAAGGGTGAAGCATGGACATTAATGAAGGAAATAGAAGCAGCTGGAGAAAAAATTCAAAGTGTGCATGGAATCTTCTCAGCTCCTGCCATTTCCAGTGGTACAGGACAAACCTTCACGGAATTAGAAGCACATTCAAGACACTCCTTA GTTTCTTTTATTGTACGAATTGTGCCTAGCCCTGATTGGTTTGTGGGTGTTGACAGTCTAAATCTATGTGAAGGAGATCATTGGAAAGAACAAGAAACAGTAGATCTTTTTCCATATGATGCTGGAACAGACAGTGGTttcacattttcctcaccaaACTTTGCCACTATTCCACAGGATACTGTTACAGAG ATCACTTGTTCCTCTCCAAGTCACCCAGCAAACTCATTTTATTATCCCAAGCTAAAAAGTTTGCCACCTATTGCTCGAGTAACCATTGTAAAACTTAAAAGAAACCAGCTGGGTCTTCCTGGTTCTCAGCCTAACCTGACTGCTGTAGGCAATGAAATAGATGACTCTGTCTCAG AAACACCATTGGACTGTGAGATTTCACTGTGGTCTTCCTGGGGTCTTTGCAGAGGTACTTGTGGAAAGATAGGGACCAAAACAAGAACTCGTTATGTACGCCTTCACCCTGCCAATAATGGAACTCCTTGTCCAAATCTGGATGAAGAAACAGAATGTGAACCAGACAATTGTATCTGA
- the LOC123371599 gene encoding transmembrane emp24 domain-containing protein 11-like isoform X1 yields the protein MKSHLIGILLSFWVAVSPAMYFHSGEREEKCIIEDIPSDTLITGSYKVQQWDMHEHRFLESAPGLGMFVTITTPTKELLLSKLYGPQGTFSFTSHLPGEHNICLQSNSTKLISFGGSKLRIHLDIRVGEHFLDEAIAQAKDKVNEVNFRLGHLIEQIHHISKEQNYHREREEYFRLTSEETNSNMLRWALAQTLILILVGVWQMKCLKDFFIAKKLV from the exons ATGAAGAGCCACTTAATAGGAATTCTTTTGAGCTTCTGGGTTGCTGTCTCACCTGCTATGTATTTTCATtcaggggaaagagaggagaaaTGCATAATAGAAGACATTCCAAGTGATACCTTGATTACTG GGAGTTACAAGGTACAGCAATGGGACATGCATGAACACAGGTTTCTTGAATCTGCTCCTGGTTTGGGAATGTTTGTGACCATTACAACTCCTACTAAGGAG CTACTGTTGTCAAAATTGTATGGTCCACAAGGAACATTCTCTTTTACGTCACACTTACCTGGGGAGCATAATATCTGTTTGCAGTCTAACTCCACAAAGCTCATCTCATTTGGAGGAAGTAAACTG CGTATCCACTTGGACATTAGAGTTGGAGAGCATTTTCTTGATGAAGCTATCGCTCAAGCCAAGGACAAAGTTAATGAAGTTAACTTTAGACTCGGACATCTAATTGAGCAAATTCATCACATATCCAAAGAACAAAACTATCACAGA GAACGTGAGGAGTACTTTCGATTGACAAGTGAAGAAACGAACAGCAATATGCTGCGGTGGGCTCTTGCACAAACATTGATCCTTATCTTAGTTGGAGTCTGGCAAATGAAATGTCTTAAAGATTTCTTTATAGCTAAAAAGCTTGTTTAA
- the LOC123371599 gene encoding transmembrane emp24 domain-containing protein 11-like isoform X2 — MHEHRFLESAPGLGMFVTITTPTKELLLSKLYGPQGTFSFTSHLPGEHNICLQSNSTKLISFGGSKLRIHLDIRVGEHFLDEAIAQAKDKVNEVNFRLGHLIEQIHHISKEQNYHREREEYFRLTSEETNSNMLRWALAQTLILILVGVWQMKCLKDFFIAKKLV; from the exons ATGCATGAACACAGGTTTCTTGAATCTGCTCCTGGTTTGGGAATGTTTGTGACCATTACAACTCCTACTAAGGAG CTACTGTTGTCAAAATTGTATGGTCCACAAGGAACATTCTCTTTTACGTCACACTTACCTGGGGAGCATAATATCTGTTTGCAGTCTAACTCCACAAAGCTCATCTCATTTGGAGGAAGTAAACTG CGTATCCACTTGGACATTAGAGTTGGAGAGCATTTTCTTGATGAAGCTATCGCTCAAGCCAAGGACAAAGTTAATGAAGTTAACTTTAGACTCGGACATCTAATTGAGCAAATTCATCACATATCCAAAGAACAAAACTATCACAGA GAACGTGAGGAGTACTTTCGATTGACAAGTGAAGAAACGAACAGCAATATGCTGCGGTGGGCTCTTGCACAAACATTGATCCTTATCTTAGTTGGAGTCTGGCAAATGAAATGTCTTAAAGATTTCTTTATAGCTAAAAAGCTTGTTTAA